From Arachis hypogaea cultivar Tifrunner chromosome 3, arahy.Tifrunner.gnm2.J5K5, whole genome shotgun sequence:
tcaaaacctgtttcccatttaaattgagattgattatccctagatgttccagcttcattttttacttgtattggaattgctggttcttcgtcacttgaataatctaggatgtgttcttcattttctatattttcagaatttactaattcttcttctatctgaaatccctgttccataatattattttcttgagccatttttaattgtttaaaaagcattgtaacttcttctaatttttcttcaatattcataattttagtggtggtttcacttttaaatctgttatgttgattatattttgaaatttttcttctttgggattttttttcccttatttctttgaaattttatagatactaatatttcttcaagcatatctactatagaatttaattgtgggttaaaagtatgataaagatgtggggaatcatttccatggtaacatttcttagaaattccgtgtgaaaaataagttttttcaggtttttgaagtccttcaataaaacttatagtaaaataaagattttgagaaaaatcattttgtattgattttaagaattcggtgtcattacagttaacattagttaaaatcattaatttttgatctattaattttgataacttaattatttcttctcttaaatcttctaatttacttttttccattaggtgacgtttTTCTTTGTAAAGAGCtacggttttaagtgaaaagtgtggctttagaaAGTGTGGtttaagtaaacaaatctttaaatatgtacagatttaaagatttgtttacttaaaCCACACTttctaaagccacacttttcacttaaaaccgtaGCTCTTTACAAAGAAAAACGTCACCTaatgaaaaaaagtaaattatatgCTAACACTAAtccatataattttcttttttaaattgagCTTGTCTTAAtcgatattttgagatttaattcGAATTGAACGGGTGATTCATCTACTACAtacattcaataaataaataaacactaTATGCTAACACTACAATTACGTGTTAACATTTTTACTGTGCTAGAAAATTTAATCAGTTATATAATTACTGATCGCTAACAAATTTAATAAGATACTTTGctatttaacaaatttttattattttaaaaggtcTCAAAAATCACTTTCATAAgacaaatttatatttttattactttcaataatattattcttgATATGCATGTTTAACAAAtaagttataaataaattttattataagataattaagttaaagatattattataaaataaattagtcttCTTTTACAATGATACAAAGATTAAtttgaagtaatttttgaaaatttttagaataataagTGTTTTTTAAGGATCAaagtgttttatttttaattttttaaagatcaCTTTGAATATTTAAtagtaattttaatatatttttgaaacacaCATGCCATTTATATTAGcgcttttaccttttcatttttgaatgtgaattttttttatcaaagttttttttttggtgactttttaTCAACGTGTTTTACATGTGATAAGTAGTATTCTTTATTGGTATTCaaaatgaatttatattattagtattttacATTTTTACTTAAACTAAAAAGCTTCAAAACCCCCGTCCCACCAAACAAACCTTTGGATTTGTAGTTTGATTAAGTAATCGACATTTAGCAAACGAAAATCCCAACgaaatttaaattttcatttatCAAGTATAAAAATCACCTTAGGATATTATTTaccttttcaaattaaaaaagattttcaCTAATTTGCCattcaaaaatattatgtatatataaaaataaattattatatatttatgtacaaatatatatttttttacacgtttttaatatgttttatataatatatattttatatgaataattgatttttttttaatataagcacCATGATTGTTTACTATTATTCTATTAAGGATAATATtaggtaattaataatttttttgaataatatgaataactatcaattaaattaaactatactACACTTTCAAATTATCCATCTAAATCTtactattaaaataatcatctacacatttaataaaataaacatccgatatacctattatttatattatttagtattttaattgtttacctatatttttctttctattaaatattaatatatatgtggattcattcattcattaaaagaaaaatactgTCGCACAGGATTAGGAAAGCAGTGTTTTTTAAGTGTAGGACCGAGTCCAACCGAACAAATTTATAGAAGTGAACCAAAATGAAGATAATAATACCTACATATATGatatttctctttcataattaaatatAAGGTATTATATTTATGAACTGGAAATACTAGTAAgtgaatatttttaatataaaagaataaaaaattaattatggttaatttaaatataaacttaaaaatattaattatctaatATCTTTTTATCAATTATGATAGCTAGAGTCTAATGAATGAGATTAACCTGGATTTGGTCATCTCGCCGAAGGCAAGCCACGTCATCATCCATCGTGGGTCCCACATTTCTCTCTCCTGCCCTACCTGCCCGCTCCTTTTCCCCTTCCCCTATAtgctcaacttttttttttttttttaaattacttctAAGTTCTAAATCTTCCATTCTTCCACATTTCATTTTCAGACAGCTCCAAAAAAAAAGTCCCCCTTTcttttttaatcaattaaagaATGACAGAGAGAATCCACATTTCTTTTAGAGCTTATTTTAtttacaacaacaataataattaataaataatatacctattattattattatctgatTTTTAATCTTCcaagttttattttaatatttatatttattatctatctattgttattatttttatctagATTTCCATTTCAGCAATGTGTtgtgtgtttgttggagttgaagGTTGTGGTGTGCTGGGTCAGCTTGCAAAGCATAACAGAGCAACATAGGCGCATGACACAACACACAAAACAAAAACCAAACTCTCCTAGTCCCCTGAGATTTCTGTTTtgtttatgcttatgtttatgttTTGTGGCTTTGGAGATAGCTTTCCGAGTTCAGCTAAGTTGCTGTGTTCTTTTTGGGCAAAAGGGTTGTTGCCATTAAACTCTATTCATTTCCCCAACTAGCTGATCAATCTAGGGTTAGGGGGAAgttctaatttttatttgttgGGTTCTTTGATCTGGCCCATGTGAtctgccccccccccccccccttgtAATCTTCGTTCTAAATTTCCgggattttgttttccagtagtgaagttttgatttttagGTTTTGTTTGGGAATTCGTCATCTGGGTCTTGGGGGGTGGTGGCAGGTTGGGCATTGTGGTTTGGGGGCGTTTTGGGATTTTGGGTTTTGATGATTTGTGGGTTTGATTCTTTAGGGCTTGAGAGAGATGGGTTTGGGTGCTGAGAATGGTAAGGTGGTGGAGCATTTGGATGTGTGTAAATCAAAAGgtgggaaaaagaaaaagaagaaagagagtgggATAGTTGAAGAGGAACAAGAGACTGGGTGTTGGGTTAGGCTTAGGTTATTTGGGAGCTGCATTTCTTCAAGATCCAAGGTTGATAGCTCTGTTAGTGGCACCAGCACCAATTATGGTAACTTCtaatattttctcttttaaaaGTTGTTGTTCTTAGTATGTATTTGGAGATTTCATATTTATGCATTTTAACCTTTTTGTGATTTGTTTTGAATTGTGCATAGCTGAACATGGTAGAGATTTACTTGTTGAATGGTAACAAATTTGTGTTCTTCATAGTTCctgctttttcaaaatttcaaattgaagCAAATTCCAAAGTTGGTACATAGGGGTGTGTTATAATAGAGAAAGTGGTTTATTTAAGGTTTTGTGGGAACTTTCAAGGGGAAATCAGGGTCCCTATTTCATCTCATACGGCGTAGTATGAGTTACACAGTGACTTTTTAGAACCTATGATGATTAGGTTGTATCACCCTGTATCCATGTCTGTGTAGGTATGTTTATCTGTTATGCTGCCAAACGATTAATTCGATTATCTCTGGTCTTCTGCATTTCTCAACTTTATTGAGTCATTCTTGGATGCTATCCATTGTCTTTCTTGGCTAAGCCTGATATCGTATGATGCCGTCTTATTGCCTTGTCTAATTATGTTTCCCACCTTTTCTGCTGTTTTGGCTTTTCTTTAGCCGAAAGTAAATCAACTATTGACACAAGTAGAGACCAACCAACGCTTCCAGTTGTCTCTTCTACAACAACTAGTAATGCTGAAAGCAATGCATCCACTTCCAAACTTGAAGAGGAGCTTAAAGTTGCTTTGAGGCTGCGAAAGTTCACTTTCAATGATCTTAAGTTGGCAACAAGAAATTTTCGGCCCGAGAGTCTTCTTGGCGAAGGTGGGTTTGGTTGTGTGTTCAAGGGATGGATCGAAGAAAATGGAACTGCTCCTGTGAAACCTGGTACGGGGCTCACTGTTGCTGTAAAAACCCTCAACCATGATGGACTCCAGGGTCATAAAGAATGGCTGGTTTGTGAATCTTCCAATATAATTTTCTTCCTTAAATTTCAGTTGAATTGCGTGTGCGTGCCTGTGTTTCCCTTTAATAATATGTTCATATACTGTGCCCTATTTATTCGTGTTCtagttttaatttcttgtttggtTCATGTAACAGGCTGAAGTAAATTTTCTGGGTGATTTAGTTCATCCAAACCTTGTTAAACTTATAGGTTACTGTATCGAAGATGATCAGAGGTTGCTAGTATATGAGTTCATGCCTCGGGGAAGTCTAGAAAACCACTTGTTTAGGAGTAAGTTACTTTCTCGGAATAgtcattttctcaattttatttccAATATTAGCTGCATTTGTTACTCCAAttaatccccccccccccccccccaaaaacaACACTGTATGTACATTTCTGCTTTATGTTCATGGTTAGAATCATATCCATTTTTCATGGTATCATATCTTTTGTAGGATCCCTGCCTCTTCCATGGTCCATTAGGATGAAAATTGCACTGGGAGCTGCAAAAGGTCTTGCTTTTCTTCACGAGGAAGCAGAACGACCAGTAATATATCGGGATTTCAAGACTTCCAATATACTATTGGATTCGGTAAGTTCCAACAGCTATAGTAGGATTACATTATCTATTTCTCCCCTTTATATCCATCATTTTAATATCGCAATGATTCAGGACTACAATGCCAAGCTCTCTGACTTTGGACTCGCAAAAGATGGTCCTGAGGGTGATAAAACCCATGTCTCCACTCGAGTGATGGGAACCTATGGTTATGCAGCACCAGAGTATGTCATGACAGGTAAGTTCAGCTTGCACTTGAAATTTCTGAATCAAAATTTTTGGAATGTAATTCCTTTGTGAGACTGTTTCTGCTCTTGGTACATTTGTGTGATACTTATCATTTTCGTTTTTTCATCTTGTGGCTGATTTAGGTTTAAGGATCCTAAATTACATTGCCATAGTTTCAAGCACACTTGTGTTTTCTCATACCTTACATAGTATCATTTTCATTTCCAACTTTTGTATTAACCAATTCCGTATATAAGATTTATGTTGTCGTGGCAGGACATCTTACGTCAAGAAGTGATGTGTATAGTTTCGGAGTAGTACTACTTGAGATGTTGACTGGCAGAAGATCTATGGACAAAAACCGACCCAATGGCGAACATAACCTCGTGGAATGGGCTAGACCGCATCTAGGAGAGAAAAGAAGGTTCTACCGGTTGATAGACCCTCGTTTGGAGGGTCACTTCTCCATAAAAGGAGCTCAGAAAGCAGCTAGTTTGGCTGCACATTGCCTTAGTAGAGATCCAAAGGCAAGGCCTCTCATGAGTGAAGTCGTAGAAGCTTTAAAGCCTCTGCCAAACCTCAAGGACATGGCTAGTTCATCATATTATTTCCAGACAATTCAAGCCGACCGGTTCAGTGCAAGCCCGAATACTAGAAACGGACGAACACAAGGCGCATTACTGACGCGGAACGGGCAGCATCCGAGGAGCCTTTCGATACCACATGGTACACATGCATCTCCATATCACCATCAGTTTCCCCAACAATCACCAAAACCAAATGGAAAGGCACAGAGTTGATGAAATTTTCCATTTTCTTTGCTACCCTTCTTCGTTTCATTATTTCTAAGTATAGATGTCAGTTCAGTCAATCAAGCCATTTGTTCATGGAAAACTTGAGAGCAAAAGAAGCATCTTTTGTTTTATAATGTGTTATGAAGAAGAATGTAAGGGAAGGTGAATCTTATTGAGCAACTTTGTCCTGTCAAAATTGTCAACCGATGTGTTTCTTCAGGTTGTTTGGAAAATATTCAAGATTATCATTAGCACCTCAAATTTATATTCTTTTGCTTAAACAATTTCTTTTCTCCCATTTGCCACCATAATCCCTTAATCTTTTCTCTTTTGTGCCATCAAACTCTGAGGCTCTCCTTAAATTATTCAGGCGCTTTTTGTTCATGGAAAGATGAGAAAATAgatttattgaattaattatgtCCTGTTGTTTGTTCCTACATGATCCTGAAAGCTTATATCCTAGTTGTGGTTAAAAAACCTAAGGCTGTGTTTGAAAACAAATGTTTTTGC
This genomic window contains:
- the LOC112734029 gene encoding serine/threonine-protein kinase PBL34 — encoded protein: MGLGAENGKVVEHLDVCKSKGGKKKKKKESGIVEEEQETGCWVRLRLFGSCISSRSKVDSSVSGTSTNYAESKSTIDTSRDQPTLPVVSSTTTSNAESNASTSKLEEELKVALRLRKFTFNDLKLATRNFRPESLLGEGGFGCVFKGWIEENGTAPVKPGTGLTVAVKTLNHDGLQGHKEWLAEVNFLGDLVHPNLVKLIGYCIEDDQRLLVYEFMPRGSLENHLFRRSLPLPWSIRMKIALGAAKGLAFLHEEAERPVIYRDFKTSNILLDSDYNAKLSDFGLAKDGPEGDKTHVSTRVMGTYGYAAPEYVMTGHLTSRSDVYSFGVVLLEMLTGRRSMDKNRPNGEHNLVEWARPHLGEKRRFYRLIDPRLEGHFSIKGAQKAASLAAHCLSRDPKARPLMSEVVEALKPLPNLKDMASSSYYFQTIQADRFSASPNTRNGRTQGALLTRNGQHPRSLSIPHGTHASPYHHQFPQQSPKPNGKAQS